The genome window AAATCACAGCATATTACGGACACACAATGGGATGATTATGTTGTTGTCCAGGAATCATGACGTCCATTAAGGTAataatttttgttattttggtGCTTTGGTAGTTTAGtacttgcttttctttttattcatTTGGGGGTGGATGGGTATGAGACTAACTCCAACgagaaataagaaaaagaacGCAAACCTACTGCTGCAGAAGGAAATCTTGGAAACAAAAGGGAGCATGTAAAACTACTGCCACAGCAGGTCTTGGGAAACGAAAAGAAACAAAGCTGTGTAAACCTACTGCCACAGAAGGAGCTCTTCCAAGTCCAGCAGTACAATGTATATAGGTAACACCACCATTAGAGTTGATAAGCTTGTGCAATTTGCTAACCACGGCAGGAAGCCGCAATCGCAAATCAAAAGCATCAAAATCCCTGGTATAATTAAACAGTAGATTAGTTTAGAAATTCCATATATGCacaaagaagacaaaaaaaaagggcTTAGAAGTTTGATCAATGCAGGGAACAACTAAATTGGTATATAACTGGCAATCCGTGCAAACACAGATCCTCCACTTCGTCATGAGATTATGCATGTTGTAAGCTATAGTGATGACCACTGGAGGGGATTTGATCCAATGACGAAAAGGACTCACTCACTTAATTGCATTTTCCAtggaaaaatataaaataacaGTATTATATGAGTTTTTTGGTACCTAATTTCAGCACGGCAGTGCACAATATCTTTGAATTGTAGAGAATAATCTTGAATGGCACGGATGTCAACTCCAAAATATCTAAACAAGGTGGTCAGGGATAAAACAAATACATTCACTGGATGAAAGCATTAGCTGGCAGTGgaaacaacaacaaaatatgTCATCAAgattaaaagaaaaaatttataagaagatgTCCTGTTCACATTGAACAGGCCAGCATAGATGCAGAAAAAAGTAGACTACTATGGCAAAAGTTCATTTCCATAGAGATTGACTCCTAACAGAGGCAGCGTGAAAAGGGAGTAGCCCAAGTAGTTTCTCGATTCTAATCAGAGATCATGTCGAAGGAAGATCATGTTCAGTAATTGCTTTTGTTGTCTTTACTGCTGAACTGAAGGAATAACTTTACAGTTGCTAGCGAAGCTAATAGATTTAGCAGATTTTAGTGCTTACAAGTGCATGAAATTGATGGTTTCAAATCATACGAATCATATAGATAAATTGATTAGCTTTTACTAAAATATTAATAGGGATACTCAAGGTCCGAATTCTGTTGCAAGCAGAATACAGTTTTTACACCAATCTTCCGAAGCTTATCAACATCAAGTGGGCTCTGCACGTGAAAGCAGAAGATCAGACGGAAATGTGGAGTAATATTTCTATGCAAAAAGTTATGATGAGAACCTGTAAGCAGGAGCCAACAATCAAGTCTGGGCGTATGAAACTGTAGTTCATTCCAAGCTCATGTCTGTACGTCAACACTAAAATGATTTttgcaaaaggaaaaagagtTCAGAAATTTCATAGACCAGACTTACTAACTATGAAGGTGTGTAAGAGATGCAATCCCACTCCAGAAATTTTGTTAAGCGTTGGTGTAAAAGTACAGATATTTTGAATGCCTGGTATCAAGTTTATACCAGATTCTAATGATAAGGATCAGATGGCAAGCACAGTGTAAAAGCAGCAAGGGGAAATACGGTGCACATGTGAAAGAGCTAAAGCACTCTTGCAGGGCCAAATTTGACACACTGGACAATGGGAGGTTAGATATGCAGGATGTTTAGCCATTAAGGTGAATCAACTGTGCAGACAGCACAAGTCCGATTCATTAAGTCAGAAACTGCCCACTCCAGCACGTATTAAAGCAGTTAGCGTCTACAGTCTAACATTACTACTTTACAAGCAACACTGAACCAGAAGCTGATGGTTCTGTTTACCTGCTCCCATAGCCTGTGCCATGTTAGTGCTGTACACTTGGGACTTCTCCGTGCCCACCTCCACCGCACTGCTGTCAGTACCAGAAGTGGACGCCCCAGGGGCCTGCAATCACCAACGCACGACCTTCAACGATTGCGTGTCAATGAAGTGGCACCCGCTCTACTGACAGTAGAGTGTTGTGACGGAGCGGGTGACACACGATAGCTATAGGCGATTTCCGCACTAGCATCGGACATCTAATCACCCTAGGGTAACAATTTCATCGAAATCGCATCAGAGATGACACAGGAAGTGTTAATGCTTACAGTTTTGACGGTGTTTGATCGGCGACTCCCGCCACGAACCATCGCCTAATCACCCAAAACCGAACCGACGAAATCAGAGACAGCCCCGTAAGTAAATCCATGGAAGAAGGTCGCAGGGATGGATCCGAGAACTCACCAGATTGAGCGGCGAGGGCCGGCTCATCGACCTGGACCCCACGATTGGAGGCTCCCTGAGCCTGAGGAAAAGCAAGAGAAACGAAGGAAATCCATGAGCGGAGCGGAGCGATCAGGCAAGGCATTCCCCGGGACGAATCGAACCGGGTCGAGGAGGGAGGTTACTTGAGCAGGTTGTGGAGGCAGTACATGATGGCTTCCCCCGCTGGTGCGCGCGGAACGGAGAGGAGtcggaggcgaggcgaggcgaggagaAGTATCTGGCCGGCACCGGAGGGGGCATCTGTCTGTCGTGTTGACGTGGACTGTGCTGGCTAAAGCGATCGGCCGGGTGCAGACAGGACAGGTGTCAGAACATCGATCGTCCACCTGTTGAGCTGCTTGCGCCTTGTCGGCTTCTCCCGTCCCATCCTATTTACAGTAACAGCATGTCTTCCAAAACGATATCTGACTGAAACCAAAATTGAATACATGCACCTCCTCCAATCACCTTTTCGTATCCGCCGCGACACCTTGCTCGTTTTTACTCACCCAAACAGCAGCCTAGCAATGCAAGCTCCTCcaatatttttatttgcttCTGAAGAAACTTCACAAGGAAGATCCCGATCACAAGAAAGACATTAAGGATGTGTTTTATTACTTTAATTTGCTCTAGCTTAGTCTGGTGGGTGTGTACAATCTTGAAGATAAATTAATTTGGTTGTTGCATCGGCTGTTGCAGTGTAGTCTGAGAGTGAAGTTTCACTCTGCAGCTTAGTCCGATAGAAACAGTTTTTTATGtagtgtcataaaatcattttAATATTAGTAATTAATcgtaattttaatttttgtatCTGATCATATAGTCTCAAATTCAATCGACAAAATAGGAATTCAACTCAACATATCGAAACCGATAAAactaatcaaatattttttcaataaatatgattccACTTAAACTACTTTCCCATAGCCTATGTGTACGATACAATATTACGAAACCTTATCTGAGGACTAAACACACCCTAATAAAACTCTACAACACTAGTATCATCGGACATTGAAATCAATTCAAAACCCTTCAAAATAAGCCCTACAATTAAACAAGGaggataggaaaaaaaaaagatagctcTCTACATCATCTTCTCTGATCAACAACAACCAACCATAGTATCAACCCCCTTGTCTCCCATGTGAGCCGACTCAAGGCTCCTCTCACCGCCGCCTACGTGCCCATGTGAATGCCACTGCTACTACCGGCAGGCGGCGATGACTATTCGAGTGGCCATGCTCGTCATGCCGCCTGAGCCCCTCTTCCCCTTCCTTCCTTCTCCCCTTCCCCCTACACGGATCCGCGAGTCTCCAACCAACACTGTGAAAGGACAATAATGTCACCTAGAGGTGTGTGAATaagcgtttttacaaaaattcttTCCCTTTTACCGTTGACCTAAACTTGcagtgaaaaataaaaagatttttcataagtgaaaatcctaaatatattagactcaactagtgcacaatcaccctaaatatgTGTGAAATTTATAATTctagggtgacaaaaattatttaattctaacaaaagatatgcaagaaaactctaattgaaaAACCCTAGAAATATTGTTcctcggagtatccgagtcaacccggagtatccgagttgaGAGCAGATTGTACAgtatccggagtctccaggttaaatccggaacctccgggttatGTACATAATATGCTcaaactgaaattaaactacgattaaagagttctagctcaaactaaaTAAAGTCATGCATTCCAAGCAATGATTCCAAGTAAATTcacagagaacctacaatcaaatacacacaaacaagtagatcgagtaaaatgcataaatattgagcaagaacacaagaacaacaaactgaaatggagacacaaagatttgtttcctgaagttcggattcaccaccataAATCCTACTCTCTGTTAAGAAAGCTCCAAGGAGCcagatctctttcaaccacttttttcaatccactagctttatctctttccTTATAGAGGCGAgatagaccttcacaaactttctcgtagctcaccacaagcacgggagctccaagagtaacaaatgcttcacgaactATCTGCCGATGAACTTAAGTGCTCAAGTTGGGATTTATGCTCACTTGCACTCGATCTTCTAATCTCTCGACTCAACTCACTTCTCTTCTTAAATcacacactaaaatggagtgggagggagttcttttggttTTGGCTTTGAGTATTTTGTGGGGAGCACCAGCAGCAAccaaaggagggggtgagggggtataaatatccAACCCctcaaaactagctgttacaacacttttttttttactgacccggagtctccgggtaaacTAAAAAGGCCTAAACCGAGACTTCAACTCGGAATCTCACTCGGGGTATTCGaaactcggagtatccagatCAACTCGAAGTATCCGGGTAAACCAAAAAGACCCTAACAGACCACTCGACTTGAAACctcacctggagactccagaCAACCAGGAGTATTctggtcaacccggagtatccgagttcagcaCAGTTGGTCCTCTAAAAATGgtaataacttttgatctcgaagTCCAATTTTaacgattttagactctatgaaaagcttattcagagagctacacatcccaactgaattcatgacctcaaacatattggatcaaactaggaacactccgaaattaaattcggacacttccacactttccgcactgggatccttaagctaactctaactttgggttgattagaaaactcttgagcactgacgCACGACAATTATCTATATATTGTGTTTTATTACTTGAATTTGCTCTAGCTTAGTCTGGTGGGTTGTTGCATCTGCTGTTGCAGTGTAGTCTGAGAGTGCAGTTTTACTATTCAGCCTAGTTTGATAgaaacagtttttttttcatgtagtgttaCAAAATCACTTTAATACGAGTAATTGATCGTAATTTTAACTCTTGTATCTGATCATACAGTCTCAAATTCAGTTGACGAAATAGGAATTTAATTCAACATATGGAGACCGATAAAactaatcaaatattttttcaataaatatgacttcACTTAGACTACTTTCCCATAGCCTACGTGTACGATATAATATTACGAAACCTTATCTGAGGACTAAACATACCCTAATAAAACTCTACAACACTAGTATCACCGGACATTGAAATCAATTCAAAATCCTTCAAAATAAGCCCTATAATTAAACAAAGAGGACAGGATAAAAAAGATAGCTCTCTACATCATCTTCTCtaaacaacaacaaccaaccaTAGTATGAACCCCCTTGTCTCCCATGTGAGCCAACTCAAGGCTCCTCTCACCGCCGCCTACGTGCCCGTGTGAATGCCGCTGCTACT of Phragmites australis chromosome 3, lpPhrAust1.1, whole genome shotgun sequence contains these proteins:
- the LOC133911360 gene encoding phosphoglucan phosphatase DSP4, amyloplastic-like isoform X2, with translation MLREPPIVGSRSMSRPSPLNLAMVRGGSRRSNTVKTAPGASTSGTDSSAVEVGTEKSQVYSTNMAQAMGAVLTYRHELGMNYSFIRPDLIVGSCLQSPLDVDKLRKIGVKTVFCLQQNSDLEYFGVDIRAIQDYSLQFKDIVHCRAEIRDFDAFDLRLRLPAVVSKLHKLINSNGGVTYIHCTAGLGRAPSVALAYMFWILGYSLNEGHQLLQSKRACFPKLEAIKLATADIPTGLSRNTITLKWGNGTCSSVEISGLDIGWGQRIPLTYDKDKGAWFLEKELPEGRYEYKYIVDGKWLSNPDENIMKPNADGHVNNYIQVSRDDTSGEEREFRERLAGPNPDLTKDEMVMIREYLEQYVESER
- the LOC133911360 gene encoding phosphoglucan phosphatase DSP4, amyloplastic-like isoform X1 — its product is MYCLHNLLKLREPPIVGSRSMSRPSPLNLAMVRGGSRRSNTVKTAPGASTSGTDSSAVEVGTEKSQVYSTNMAQAMGAVLTYRHELGMNYSFIRPDLIVGSCLQSPLDVDKLRKIGVKTVFCLQQNSDLEYFGVDIRAIQDYSLQFKDIVHCRAEIRDFDAFDLRLRLPAVVSKLHKLINSNGGVTYIHCTAGLGRAPSVALAYMFWILGYSLNEGHQLLQSKRACFPKLEAIKLATADIPTGLSRNTITLKWGNGTCSSVEISGLDIGWGQRIPLTYDKDKGAWFLEKELPEGRYEYKYIVDGKWLSNPDENIMKPNADGHVNNYIQVSRDDTSGEEREFRERLAGPNPDLTKDEMVMIREYLEQYVESER